From one Mya arenaria isolate MELC-2E11 chromosome 4, ASM2691426v1 genomic stretch:
- the LOC128229943 gene encoding uncharacterized protein LOC128229943: MTRSGRTGRQADRKRLKSRVSHAAETRDTQENEKARSQQPSIGIENHDVTADIETDAGSPFSHSETSIFPRWLPWLIVMVTLSVRVHHVLQPTNWWILHPDEVFQTVEVAHTEAFQFGFRSYEYLPPPPDSMVNVSISQARAREVATGMYSLRSFILPKLLSAAILMARMAGISYTPFMVCKLVHVVITSFLPLAVFRFTVALEKSVDAGNLAAIFVSSSLVLNVLGTHTFINSFTATFDFIALGTFINILQRVEKQTDIKVAAKRRLSLYNHLPDTSHDQSGEDLSDVNGNFPKRHNNNLKRKTGYFTNKIDNFKRWIQLGRELSSGFIIAVCVYIRIDSTALSLAMVLAFIKRRSKIKKYFMCVRDYQWFFAGVFVGLVLGGFYDYLYYDSWFISPWQWVKFNTLSKSSGTVFGVSPFYYYIAELLKKEQFFIIFVVVIVVELIMKAIYNRYDGYNAITYFSESHLVFMFLLILYSSNGHKELRFLHNCIVIMYVSFASAIMFFYKMFTQSGKNQNNTQYCKLCIYTFIVLFVSSQSLCFLNMSSNEKSKWSYAGRTDSWAVNTGLHFIGRQNDVTGILLDRPLHLTAGYSIFNKDVPIFALNKYEFMEFNKEKMAYLKTFDETQHGLANYRFHTFGQIRDFVSVYNTPYLYKQLLKKVEYNYLVLEVNREFENTGGYEEVFRVGNTKVMRRTFDRKSEEKMAEVANRIPVGTNATILEYEGDWLSHFGLYDKAIERLIHSNALVPKRLGPYQLLLDVYRRTGEASYYNKVLDACSQFHQQNTCLKPYNSIQLHSEYYSFLVK; this comes from the exons ATGACACGGAGCGGTAGGACCGGTCGTCAGGCGGACAGGAAACGTCTTAAGTCGCGTGTGTCGCATGCAGCTGAAACAAGGGACACGCAAGAAAATGAAAAGGCGAGATCTCAACAGCCAAGTATAGGCATTGAAAACCATGACGTCACCGCTGACATCGAAACAGACGCCGGAAGTCCATTTAGTCATTCGGAAACGTCAATCTTCCCGCGATGGTTGCCATGGCTGATCGTCATGGTAACACTGTCCGTCCGTGTGCACCACGTGTTGCAACCGACCAACTGGTGGATACTACATCCGGACGAAGTCTTTCAGACGGTAGAAG TCGCCCACACCGAGGCGTTCCAGTTCGGTTTCCGGTCGTACGAGTACCTGCCTCCCCCACCTGATAGTATGGTAAATGTGTCGATATCGCAAGCACGTGCACGAGAGGTTGCCACGGGAATGTACAGCCTGCGCTCCTTTATCTTACCAAAATTGTTGTCTGCTGCCATTCTGATGGCGAGGATGGCGGGAATAAGTTACACCCCATTTATG GTTTGTAAACTTGTGCACGTTGTCATTACCTCTTTCCTTCCCCTCGCCGTGTTTCGGTTCACCGTTGCCTTGGAGAAGTCAGTTGATGCGGGCAACCTGGCCGCCATTTTTGTCAGTTCGTCTCTGGTCCTGAACGTGCTGGGGACGCACACTTTCATCAACAGCTTCACAGCAACATTCGATTTCATAGCGCTtggaacatttataaatattttgcaacGGGTTGAAAAACAGACAGACATTAAAGTCGCTGCCAAGCGCAGGCTAAGTTTATACAATCATCTTCCAGACACAAGCCATGATCAGTCTGGAGAGGACCTAAGTGACGTCAATGGAAATTTCCCAAAACGACATAACAACAATTTGAAACGCAAGACGggatattttacaaataagattgataattttaaaaggTGGATTCAATTGGGACGCGAGCTTTCTAGCGGGTTTATTATTGCAGTTTGTGTTTACATCAGAATTGACAGTACCGCCCTTAGTCTTGCAATGGTTTTAGCCTTCATAAAACGTCGgtcgaaaataaaaaaatatttcatgtgtgTAAGGGATTATCAGTGGTTTTTCGCCGGCGTTTTTGTTGGATTAGTCCTTGGTGGATTTTATGATTATCTGTATTATGATAGTTGGTTTATTTCTCCGTGGCAGTGGGTAAAATTTAACACTTTAAGCAAAAGTTCTGGTACTGTATTCGGTGTCTCgccattttattattatatagcAGAGCTcctgaaaaaagaacaattcTTCATTATATTCGTGGTAGTAATAGTGGTAGAGCTCATTATGAAAGCCATTTATAACCGGTACGATGGATACAATGCCATTACTTACTTCAGTGAATCTCATCTtgtgttcatgtttttgttgatattataCTCGAGTAATGGTCACAAAGAATTGAGGTTTCTTCACAACTGTATAGTTATAATGTACGTATCGTTCGCAAGTGCAATAATgttcttttacaaaatgtttactcAGTCGGgtaaaaatcaaaacaacacTCAGTATTGTAAgttatgcatatatacatttattgtcCTGTTTGTATCTAGTcaaagtttgtgttttttaaatatgtcttcGAATGAAAAATCAAAATGGAGTTATGCCGGAAGAACAGACTCCTGGGCGGTGAATACGGGCTTACATTTCATTGGTCGTCAGAATGACGTAACTGGAATTCTACTGGACAGGCCATTGCATCTTACAGCCGGGTACTCCATCTTTAATAAAGACGTACCAATATTTGCTTTGAACAAGTACGAATttatggaatttaataaagagaaaatggcatatttaaaaacttttgatGAAACCCAACACGGACTCGCTAATTACCGATTTCATACATTTGGACAGATCAGAGACTTTGTATCAGTGTATAACACACCGTACCTATACAAGCAATTACTCAAAAAGGTTGAATACAACTACCTTGTGTTAGAAGTGAACAGAGAATTTGAGAACACTGGCGGCTATGAGGAGGTGTTCCGTGTTGGGAATACTAAAGTTATGAGACGCACGTTTGATAGGAAAAGTGAAGAGAAAATGGCGGAAGTTGCCAACCGAATTCCAGTGGGAACGAATGCAACTATTCTGGAATACGAAGGGGACTGGTTATCCCATTTTGGTCTGTATGACAAGGCTATTGAGAGACTTATTCACAGTAACGCCCTAGTGCCAAAACGTCTAGGGCCGTACCAGTTATTGCTTGATGTATATAGGAGAACTGGCGAGGCATCGTACTACAACAAAGTTTTGGATGCGTGTTCACAATTCCATCaacaaaatacttgtttaaaaCCTTACAACTCGATTCAATTGCATTCAGAATACTATAGTTTTCTGGtgaaataa